From a region of the Geothrix sp. 21YS21S-2 genome:
- the gdhA gene encoding NADP-specific glutamate dehydrogenase: MTFSLTLPVSSVSQYVQIFFDRLIAKNPGENEFHQAVKEVVETLVPCLERHPEYLSHRILERITEPDRIIQFRVTWQDDKGEIQVNKAYRVEFNNAIGPYKGGLRLHPSVNLGILKFLGFEQILKNSLTTVPMGGAKGGSDFDPKGKSDWEVMRFCQAFMKELFHHIGANIDVPAGDIGVGGREIGYLFGEYKKLTHSWEGVLTGKGLAWGGSLIRPEATGYGATYFAEEMLNTRGDSLKGKICAVSGSGNVAQYTIQKVNQFGGKVITLSDSNGTIVDKNGIDADKLAYVLDLKNNRRGRIQEYADKFKCEYFEGMRPWFVKCDVAFPSATQNELNKEEAQMLVDHGCFVVSEGANMPSTPDAVEVFLKHKILYGPGKAANAGGVATSGLEMAQNACFSNWSTQEVDARLHNIMKGIHKTCVDTAREYGDPGNYVLGANIGGFIKVANSMIDQGLV, translated from the coding sequence ATGACCTTCTCACTCACACTGCCCGTCTCCAGTGTCAGCCAGTACGTCCAGATCTTCTTCGACAGGCTCATCGCCAAGAACCCTGGAGAGAACGAGTTCCACCAGGCGGTGAAGGAGGTCGTGGAAACCCTGGTGCCCTGCCTGGAACGGCACCCCGAATACCTCAGCCACCGGATCCTCGAGCGCATCACCGAGCCGGACCGCATCATCCAGTTCCGCGTCACCTGGCAGGACGACAAGGGCGAGATCCAGGTCAACAAGGCCTACCGGGTGGAGTTCAACAACGCCATCGGGCCCTACAAGGGAGGCCTTCGCCTGCATCCGTCGGTGAACCTGGGCATCCTGAAGTTCCTGGGCTTCGAGCAGATCCTCAAGAACAGCCTCACCACGGTGCCCATGGGCGGCGCCAAGGGCGGGTCGGACTTCGATCCCAAGGGCAAGTCGGACTGGGAGGTCATGCGCTTCTGCCAGGCCTTCATGAAGGAGCTCTTCCATCACATCGGCGCCAACATCGACGTGCCCGCGGGCGACATCGGCGTGGGCGGGCGCGAGATCGGCTACCTCTTCGGCGAATACAAGAAGCTCACCCACTCCTGGGAGGGCGTGCTCACCGGCAAGGGCCTGGCGTGGGGCGGCTCCCTGATCCGGCCGGAAGCCACCGGCTACGGCGCCACCTATTTCGCGGAGGAGATGCTCAATACCCGCGGCGACAGCCTGAAGGGCAAGATCTGCGCCGTGTCGGGCTCGGGCAACGTGGCCCAGTACACCATCCAGAAGGTGAACCAGTTCGGCGGCAAGGTCATCACCCTTTCCGACAGCAACGGCACGATCGTGGACAAGAACGGCATCGACGCCGACAAGCTGGCCTACGTCCTCGACCTCAAGAACAACCGCCGCGGCCGCATCCAGGAGTACGCCGACAAGTTCAAGTGCGAGTACTTCGAAGGCATGCGCCCCTGGTTCGTGAAGTGCGACGTGGCCTTCCCCAGCGCCACCCAGAACGAGCTGAACAAGGAAGAGGCCCAGATGCTCGTGGACCACGGCTGCTTCGTGGTCTCCGAGGGCGCCAACATGCCGAGCACCCCCGACGCCGTCGAGGTTTTCCTCAAGCACAAGATCCTCTACGGGCCCGGCAAGGCCGCCAATGCCGGCGGCGTGGCCACCTCCGGCCTGGAGATGGCGCAGAACGCCTGCTTCTCCAACTGGAGCACCCAGGAGGTGGACGCCAGGCTCCACAACATCATGAAGGGCATCCACAAGACCTGCGTCGACACCGCCAGGGAGTACGGCGACCCCGGCAACTATGTGCTCGGCGCCAATATCGGCGGCTTCATCAAGGTGGCCAACTCCATGATCGACCAGGGCCTCGTCTAG
- a CDS encoding DUF4382 domain-containing protein has protein sequence MNVSRSFRSGVLLTALAALGILAACGGTASGTRPAHAAGTGSLNLAVTDAPSDSWQQVSVVLKTASLRNQADQAWTQVWAADPANPASGMVNLVDLASVAELLGKVPVAAGTYDRLQLTIDTTPASMILVDDGGTAIPAADITVIDPSGKGQINVVIDPSLTVAAGATASLQADFDLAHPLSIVQETIGGVQKVILNLQVRHKALPANIQDLQFARKLGKVTAATATGFTLTDARGASFTYGVDAGTIYLDADAKAAGTLAGLKAGAYALVASNLNADGSLYARRVWYAADAATLPARTPEGLVRRVDLAGSSFTVFTKNVAASTLRERWLGQTVKVDAGTVWTFHSTVAMGTGTAPLRNIWRGVRVDVQLDSAGTTATAVNVNNAHDEGFVTSATATGLTFGWPALTHLPMAGGIVNGPDDPGARTWAYEQGTASPFSWWYFGLPSGASSVVQDLVDTLAAANAARLPAAGYANLAWDTVSGSWQVHQLILAPERLPVAVITKAYSDGPAAGSGTLGISYQTPFAGPAFSPMTVTLDFTGDLQTVVESVTWNGATRLFTFQAPVDHAQWATLLAPPAAGSYGGARIWVRPVKNGTAFDWHAYTVEVFTIN, from the coding sequence ATGAACGTTTCCCGTTCCTTCCGATCCGGGGTCCTCCTGACCGCCCTGGCGGCACTCGGCATCCTGGCCGCGTGCGGCGGCACCGCCAGCGGGACCCGGCCCGCCCACGCCGCGGGCACCGGCAGCCTGAACCTCGCCGTCACCGACGCCCCCTCCGATTCCTGGCAGCAGGTGTCGGTGGTGCTCAAGACCGCGAGCCTGCGCAACCAGGCCGACCAGGCCTGGACCCAGGTGTGGGCCGCGGACCCGGCCAACCCCGCCTCGGGCATGGTGAACCTCGTGGATCTCGCCAGCGTGGCCGAGCTCCTGGGCAAGGTCCCCGTGGCCGCGGGCACCTACGACCGGCTCCAGCTCACCATCGACACCACGCCCGCCTCCATGATCCTCGTGGACGACGGCGGGACCGCCATTCCCGCCGCCGACATCACCGTCATCGACCCCTCCGGCAAGGGCCAGATCAACGTGGTCATCGACCCGTCCCTGACGGTGGCCGCGGGCGCCACGGCCAGCCTGCAGGCCGACTTCGACCTCGCCCATCCCCTCTCCATCGTCCAGGAGACCATCGGCGGCGTGCAGAAGGTCATCCTCAACCTCCAGGTGCGCCACAAGGCCCTGCCCGCGAACATCCAGGACCTGCAGTTCGCCCGCAAGCTGGGGAAGGTGACCGCCGCCACCGCCACCGGGTTCACCCTCACCGACGCCCGGGGCGCCTCCTTCACCTACGGGGTGGACGCCGGCACCATCTACCTGGACGCCGACGCCAAGGCCGCCGGCACCCTGGCGGGCCTCAAGGCCGGCGCCTACGCGCTGGTGGCCTCGAACCTCAACGCCGACGGGAGCCTCTACGCCCGGCGCGTGTGGTACGCCGCCGACGCGGCCACCCTCCCCGCGAGAACCCCCGAGGGCCTCGTGCGCCGCGTCGACCTCGCCGGCAGCTCCTTCACCGTGTTCACGAAGAACGTCGCCGCCAGCACCCTGCGGGAGCGCTGGCTGGGCCAGACCGTGAAGGTGGATGCAGGCACGGTGTGGACCTTCCACAGCACCGTGGCCATGGGCACGGGCACCGCCCCCCTCCGGAACATCTGGCGCGGGGTCCGCGTGGACGTGCAGCTGGACAGCGCCGGCACCACGGCCACGGCGGTCAACGTCAACAACGCCCATGACGAGGGCTTCGTCACCTCCGCCACCGCCACGGGACTCACCTTCGGGTGGCCCGCCCTGACCCACCTGCCCATGGCCGGCGGCATCGTGAACGGCCCGGACGACCCCGGCGCCCGCACCTGGGCCTACGAACAGGGCACCGCCAGCCCCTTCAGCTGGTGGTACTTCGGCCTTCCGTCAGGCGCCAGCAGCGTGGTGCAGGACCTGGTGGACACCCTCGCCGCCGCCAATGCCGCCAGGCTCCCCGCGGCCGGATACGCCAACCTCGCCTGGGACACGGTCTCCGGCTCCTGGCAGGTCCACCAGCTGATCCTGGCGCCCGAACGGCTCCCCGTTGCCGTCATCACCAAGGCCTACTCCGACGGCCCCGCGGCCGGTTCCGGAACCCTGGGAATCAGCTACCAGACGCCCTTCGCCGGGCCCGCCTTCTCCCCCATGACGGTGACCCTGGACTTCACCGGGGATCTCCAGACCGTGGTGGAGTCCGTGACCTGGAACGGCGCCACCCGCCTGTTCACGTTCCAGGCCCCGGTGGACCACGCCCAGTGGGCCACCCTTCTGGCGCCCCCCGCCGCCGGCTCCTACGGAGGCGCCCGCATCTGGGTGCGCCCCGTGAAGAACGGCACCGCCTTCGACTGGCACGCGTACACCGTGGAGGTGTTCACCATCAACTAG